In Cicer arietinum cultivar CDC Frontier isolate Library 1 chromosome 7, Cicar.CDCFrontier_v2.0, whole genome shotgun sequence, a single window of DNA contains:
- the LOC101506354 gene encoding uncharacterized protein: MAEAEPSNGYCSSSGEEDGNAAWRAAIDSVAGTSSYVSSFMDGFSAVKNSDPKKLNENNQSRNPKIQKIKHYQIKAQKVLNDILENAIEIVKEPIPVLDEDSNINDCGIRLFKHSQPGIICDHVDEPQPPRKRPKILPGEDIDEKSKKFRRRIRSIAVDGKDLIAAANDAYKKSLGRLEAKEAAAKAAAKREEERVEKLKKIRGERWLPSMAKEMQVKIKHKHSGLS; the protein is encoded by the exons ATGGCAGAAGCAGAACCCAGCAATGGCTACTGCAGCAGCAGCGGCGAAGAAGACGGTAACGCAGCATGGAGAGCAGCCATCGATTCCGTCGCAGGAACTTCTTCCTATGTTTCTTCCTTCATGGATGGATTTTCCGCCGTCAAAAACAGTGACCCCAAGAAGCTCAATGAGAACAATCAAAGCCGAAACCCTAAAATCCAAAAGATTAAGCACTACCAAATAAAG GCACAAAAGGTTCTGAATGACATATTGGAAAATGCAATAGAGATAGTGAAAGAACCCATCCCTGTCCTAGATGAGGATTCTAATATCAATGATTGCGGTATTCGCTTGTTTAAACATTCTCAACCAGGAATAATCTGTGATCATGTAG ATGAACCCCAACCTCCAAGGAAACGACCTAAAATACTTCCTGGAGAAGATATTGATGAGAAATCAAAGAAG TTTAGAAGACGGATTCGATCTATTGCTGTTGATGGAAAAGATTTAATTGCCGCAGCAAATGATGCATACAAGAAGTCATTGGGTAGACTAGAAGCTAAAGAAGCAGCAGCAAAAGCTGCAGCCAAGAGAGAGGAGGAAAGAGTTGAGAAATTGAAAAAGATTAGGGGAGAGAGGTGGCTACCGTCCATGGCCAAGGAGATGCAGgtcaaaatcaaacacaaacattCAGGATTATCATAG
- the LOC101506675 gene encoding adenylyl-sulfate kinase 3 isoform X2 — protein MTTAKSLPPPCCTGMFRNFECRRLTTSHSSPPEKLGFSMLCRINAARSCHSRRNLILLYDRSRSNFLKPIKAKKDSESSCTDNGAAFSGIQLRQMSNVGNSTNILWHECPIQKRDRQQLLQQKGCVIWLTGLSGSGKSTLACALSQSLHSRGKLSYILDGDNIRHGLNRDLSFRAEDRSENIRRIGEVAKLFADAGVICITSLISPYQKDRDACRALLPEGDFIEVFIDVPLHVCEARDPKGLYKLARAGKIKGFTGIDDPYEPPCGCEIVLQQKGGDCKSPKDMAELVVSYLEKIGHLQA, from the exons ATGACCACCGCGAAATCACTTCCACCGCCATGTTGCACCGGGATGTTCCGCAACTTCGAATGCCGACGATTAACGACGTCACACTCGTCGCCCCCGGAGAAGCTAGGGTTTTCTATGCTCTGCAGAATCAATGCCGCTAGGTCGTGCCACAGTCGCAGAAACCTGATACTCCTCTACGACCGTTCGAGATCGAATTTTCTGAAACCGATTAAGGCTAAGAAGGATTCTGAATCGTCTTGTACGGATAACGGTGCTGCGTTTTCtg GTATTCAACTCCGCCAGATGTCAAACGTTGGGAACTCAACAAACATTTTGTGGCATGAATGTCCTATTCAAAAACGCGATAGACAGCAGCTTCTTCAGCAAAAAGGCTGTGTTATATGGCTAACTGGCCTCAGTGGTTCAG GAAAAAGCACTCTTGCATGTGCTTTGAGTCAAAGCTTGCACTCCAGAGGAAAACTATCTTACATCCTTGATGGCGACAATATTCGGCATGGTCTAAACCGTGATCTTAGTTTTAGAGCAGAAGATCGTTCAGAAAACATAAGAAGGATTGGTGAG GTGGCAAAACTTTTTGCAGATGCTGGTGTTATTTGCATCACTAGTTTGATATCACCCTATCAAAAGGATAGAGATGCTTGCAGGGCTCTACTGCCAGAAGGGGATTTCATTGAG GTTTTCATAGACGTGCCTCTACATGTGTGTGAAGCTAGGGACCCAAAGGGACTCTACAAGCTTGCTCGAGCAGGAAAGATCAAAG GTTTCACTGGTATAGATGATCCATATGAACCACCTTGTGGCTGTGAG ATAGTATTACAACAGAAAGGAGGTGACTGTAAGTCTCCTAAAGATATGGCAGAATTAGTGGTATCCTATTTGGAGAAGATTGGACACCTACAGGCCTGA
- the LOC101506675 gene encoding adenylyl-sulfate kinase 3 isoform X1: MTTAKSLPPPCCTGMFRNFECRRLTTSHSSPPEKLGFSMLCRINAARSCHSRRNLILLYDRSRSNFLKPIKAKKDSESSCTDNGAAFSGIQLRQMSNVGNSTNILWHECPIQKRDRQQLLQQKGCVIWLTGLSGSGKSTLACALSQSLHSRGKLSYILDGDNIRHGLNRDLSFRAEDRSENIRRIGEVAKLFADAGVICITSLISPYQKDRDACRALLPEGDFIEVFIDVPLHVCEARDPKGLYKLARAGKIKGFTGIDDPYEPPCGCETTFILQIVLQQKGGDCKSPKDMAELVVSYLEKIGHLQA; encoded by the exons ATGACCACCGCGAAATCACTTCCACCGCCATGTTGCACCGGGATGTTCCGCAACTTCGAATGCCGACGATTAACGACGTCACACTCGTCGCCCCCGGAGAAGCTAGGGTTTTCTATGCTCTGCAGAATCAATGCCGCTAGGTCGTGCCACAGTCGCAGAAACCTGATACTCCTCTACGACCGTTCGAGATCGAATTTTCTGAAACCGATTAAGGCTAAGAAGGATTCTGAATCGTCTTGTACGGATAACGGTGCTGCGTTTTCtg GTATTCAACTCCGCCAGATGTCAAACGTTGGGAACTCAACAAACATTTTGTGGCATGAATGTCCTATTCAAAAACGCGATAGACAGCAGCTTCTTCAGCAAAAAGGCTGTGTTATATGGCTAACTGGCCTCAGTGGTTCAG GAAAAAGCACTCTTGCATGTGCTTTGAGTCAAAGCTTGCACTCCAGAGGAAAACTATCTTACATCCTTGATGGCGACAATATTCGGCATGGTCTAAACCGTGATCTTAGTTTTAGAGCAGAAGATCGTTCAGAAAACATAAGAAGGATTGGTGAG GTGGCAAAACTTTTTGCAGATGCTGGTGTTATTTGCATCACTAGTTTGATATCACCCTATCAAAAGGATAGAGATGCTTGCAGGGCTCTACTGCCAGAAGGGGATTTCATTGAG GTTTTCATAGACGTGCCTCTACATGTGTGTGAAGCTAGGGACCCAAAGGGACTCTACAAGCTTGCTCGAGCAGGAAAGATCAAAG GTTTCACTGGTATAGATGATCCATATGAACCACCTTGTGGCTGTGAG aCTACCTTTATCTTGCAGATAGTATTACAACAGAAAGGAGGTGACTGTAAGTCTCCTAAAGATATGGCAGAATTAGTGGTATCCTATTTGGAGAAGATTGGACACCTACAGGCCTGA